A portion of the Streptomyces sp. NBC_01335 genome contains these proteins:
- the paaB gene encoding 1,2-phenylacetyl-CoA epoxidase subunit PaaB: MSSPTDWPLWEVFVRSRRGLSHTHAGSLHAPDATMALRNARDLYTRRAEGVSIWVVPSTAVTASSPDEKDSFFEPAADKPYRHPTFYEIPEGVKHL, translated from the coding sequence ATGAGCAGCCCGACCGACTGGCCGCTGTGGGAGGTGTTCGTCCGCTCCCGCCGAGGGCTCTCCCACACCCACGCGGGCAGCCTGCACGCCCCCGACGCCACCATGGCCCTGCGCAACGCCCGCGACCTCTACACCCGCCGCGCGGAGGGCGTCTCGATCTGGGTGGTGCCCTCCACCGCGGTCACCGCCTCGTCCCCCGACGAGAAGGACTCCTTCTTCGAACCGGCCGCCGACAAGCCCTACCGCCACCCCACCTTCTACGAGATCCCGGAAGGGGTGAAGCACCTGTGA
- the paaD gene encoding 1,2-phenylacetyl-CoA epoxidase subunit PaaD has protein sequence MVTTTPLEEELRAVAGAVPDPELPVVTLEELGVLRGVRVEGPDRVTVTLTPTYTGCPAVETMAHDIERALHERGMAQVSVVTVLTPAWSTDDISAEGRRKLAASGIAPPRPVHDPDGAVPLALAVRCPHCGSTRTELLSRFSSTACKALRRCADCREPFDHFKEL, from the coding sequence ATGGTGACCACGACCCCGCTGGAGGAGGAGCTGCGCGCCGTCGCCGGAGCCGTACCGGACCCGGAGCTGCCGGTGGTGACCCTCGAAGAGCTCGGCGTCCTGCGCGGTGTGCGGGTGGAGGGACCCGACCGTGTCACCGTCACCCTCACGCCGACGTACACCGGCTGCCCCGCCGTGGAGACCATGGCCCACGACATCGAACGCGCCCTGCACGAACGCGGAATGGCCCAGGTCTCGGTGGTCACCGTGCTGACTCCGGCCTGGTCCACGGACGACATCAGCGCGGAGGGCCGCCGCAAGCTCGCCGCCTCCGGGATAGCGCCCCCGCGCCCCGTACACGACCCCGACGGGGCGGTGCCGCTCGCCCTCGCCGTGCGCTGCCCGCACTGCGGCTCGACCCGCACCGAACTGCTCAGCAGGTTCTCCTCCACCGCCTGCAAGGCGCTGCGCCGGTGCGCCGACTGCCGCGAACCCTTCGACCACTTCAAGGAGTTGTAG
- a CDS encoding 2Fe-2S iron-sulfur cluster-binding protein, with amino-acid sequence MFHPLRVGAVERITDDAVAVTFEVPDALRETFRHVPGQHLNVRYEAAGEEIRRSYSLCSPAVAAPDPPVLRVGIRLVDGGTFSTYALKELTVGDQVEAMPPTGRFTLEPRPGLFAAVVGGSGITPVLSIAATLLAREPLARFCLVRSDRTVASTMFLDEVADLKDRYPDRFHLVTALSREEQAAGLPAGRLDRERLTSLLPALLPVPEVAAWFLCGPLGLVREAQRALRALDVERGRVHQEIFHVADSPAPTATAPDAANAAGAAGSGGAVGVAVPAEATLTATLHGRSGSWPVEHGDSLLETVLRRRADAPYACKGGVCGTCRAFLVRGEVRMDRNYALEPEETDAGFVLACQSHPLTPEVAIDFDR; translated from the coding sequence ATGTTCCATCCGCTCCGGGTCGGCGCCGTCGAGCGCATCACGGACGACGCGGTGGCCGTGACGTTCGAGGTCCCGGACGCCCTGCGGGAGACCTTCCGCCACGTACCGGGCCAGCACCTCAACGTGCGCTACGAAGCGGCCGGCGAGGAGATCAGGCGGTCCTACTCGCTCTGCTCTCCCGCCGTGGCCGCACCGGACCCGCCGGTGCTCCGGGTCGGCATCCGCCTGGTGGACGGCGGCACCTTCTCGACGTACGCGCTCAAGGAGCTCACGGTCGGCGACCAGGTGGAGGCGATGCCCCCGACCGGGCGCTTCACGCTGGAGCCCCGGCCGGGGCTCTTCGCGGCGGTGGTCGGCGGCAGCGGCATCACCCCGGTCCTGTCGATCGCGGCGACCCTGCTCGCGCGGGAACCGCTGGCCCGGTTCTGCCTCGTGCGCAGCGACCGGACGGTGGCGTCGACGATGTTCCTCGACGAGGTGGCCGACCTCAAGGACCGGTACCCGGACCGCTTCCACCTCGTCACCGCGCTCTCCCGGGAGGAGCAGGCGGCGGGGCTGCCCGCCGGACGGCTCGACCGGGAGCGCCTGACCTCGCTGCTGCCCGCTCTGCTGCCGGTGCCGGAGGTCGCCGCATGGTTCCTCTGCGGACCGCTCGGACTGGTACGGGAAGCCCAACGGGCCTTGCGCGCGCTGGACGTCGAACGCGGCCGTGTCCACCAGGAGATCTTCCACGTGGCGGACTCCCCCGCCCCGACGGCTACCGCTCCGGACGCGGCGAACGCGGCAGGCGCGGCGGGCAGTGGGGGTGCGGTCGGGGTCGCCGTCCCCGCGGAGGCCACGCTGACGGCGACCCTGCACGGGCGTTCGGGCAGCTGGCCGGTGGAGCACGGCGATTCACTGCTGGAGACGGTGCTCCGCAGGCGTGCCGACGCACCCTACGCCTGCAAGGGCGGGGTCTGCGGCACCTGCCGTGCCTTCCTCGTCCGGGGGGAGGTGCGGATGGACCGGAACTACGCGCTGGAACCGGAGGAGACCGACGCGGGTTTCGTCCTGGCCTGCCAGTCGCACCCGCTCACCCCCGAAGTGGCCATCGACTTCGATCGCTGA
- the paaA gene encoding 1,2-phenylacetyl-CoA epoxidase subunit PaaA has protein sequence MATVTAGRQSPEGADAAAAGEDGRAAAFDATVAADERIEPRDWMPDAYRASLVRQMAQHAHSEIIGMQPEANWITRAPSLRRKAILMAKVQDEAGHGLYLYSAAETLGTSRAELLDKLHAGRQRYSSIFNYPTLTWADVGAIGWLVDGAAITNQVPLCRCSYGPYARAMVRICKEESFHQRQGYELLLALSRGTPAQHAMAQDAVDRWWWPSLMMFGPPDDASAHSAQSMAWKIKRHSNDELRQRFVDICVPQAEALGLTLPDPDLRWNDARGRHDFGAIDWTEFQEVLKGNGPCNDQRLAQRRDAHEAGAWVRDAAAAHATKHARPEFSQAPPPQASSQQSPSAPSPGAGTATEAPTTPVRNEEATA, from the coding sequence ATGGCGACAGTGACCGCAGGTCGGCAGTCACCGGAAGGTGCGGACGCCGCCGCAGCGGGGGAGGACGGCCGCGCGGCGGCGTTCGACGCCACCGTGGCGGCGGACGAGCGCATCGAACCCCGCGACTGGATGCCGGACGCGTACCGCGCCTCGCTGGTCCGCCAGATGGCCCAGCACGCGCACTCCGAGATCATCGGGATGCAGCCCGAGGCCAACTGGATCACCCGCGCCCCCTCCCTGCGCCGCAAAGCCATCCTGATGGCCAAGGTGCAGGACGAGGCGGGCCACGGCCTGTACCTCTACAGCGCCGCGGAAACCCTGGGCACCAGCCGGGCGGAGCTGCTCGACAAGCTGCACGCCGGCCGCCAGAGGTACTCGTCGATCTTCAACTACCCGACGCTGACCTGGGCGGACGTGGGCGCGATCGGCTGGCTGGTGGACGGCGCCGCCATCACCAACCAGGTGCCGCTCTGCCGCTGCTCCTACGGCCCGTACGCCCGCGCGATGGTCCGCATCTGCAAGGAGGAGTCCTTCCACCAGCGCCAGGGGTACGAACTCCTGCTGGCGCTGAGCCGGGGCACACCGGCCCAGCACGCGATGGCGCAGGACGCGGTGGACCGCTGGTGGTGGCCGTCGCTGATGATGTTCGGCCCGCCGGACGACGCGTCCGCGCACTCCGCGCAGTCGATGGCCTGGAAGATCAAGCGCCACTCCAACGACGAGCTCCGGCAGCGGTTCGTGGACATCTGCGTGCCCCAGGCCGAGGCCCTCGGTCTCACCCTCCCCGATCCCGACCTCCGGTGGAACGACGCCCGGGGCCGCCACGACTTCGGCGCCATCGACTGGACGGAGTTCCAGGAGGTGCTCAAGGGCAACGGCCCGTGCAACGACCAGCGGCTCGCCCAGCGCCGCGACGCCCACGAAGCGGGCGCCTGGGTCCGCGACGCCGCCGCCGCGCACGCCACGAAGCACGCGCGGCCCGAGTTCTCGCAGGCTCCGCCCCCGCAGGCGTCCTCCCAGCAGTCCCCGTCCGCACCCTCCCCCGGTGCGGGCACCGCGACGGAAGCACCCACCACCCCGGTCCGGAACGAGGAGGCGACGGCATGA
- the paaC gene encoding 1,2-phenylacetyl-CoA epoxidase subunit PaaC — protein sequence MAGALALGDDALVLSHRLGEWAGHAPVLEEEVALANIALDLLGQARVLLSLVGDEDELAYLREERAFRNTQLVEQENGDFARTIARQLYFSVYQRLLYERLAAGTSAFRPLAAKAVKEVAYHQDHADQWTLRLGDGTEESHRRMREGLDGLWKFTGELVQPVEGVDIDWEALGDDWLASVTDVVERATLSLPTGPRSGAWTAGAGRQGLHTEPFGRMIAEMQHLHRSHPGATW from the coding sequence CTGGCAGGCGCCCTCGCACTGGGAGACGACGCGCTGGTGCTGTCGCACCGGCTGGGGGAGTGGGCCGGTCACGCCCCGGTGCTGGAGGAGGAGGTCGCCCTCGCCAACATCGCGCTGGACCTCCTCGGCCAGGCCCGCGTGCTCCTCTCCCTCGTGGGAGACGAGGACGAACTCGCCTACCTCCGCGAAGAACGCGCCTTCCGCAACACACAGTTGGTCGAGCAGGAGAACGGCGACTTCGCCCGCACCATCGCCCGCCAGCTCTACTTCTCCGTCTACCAGCGCCTCCTGTACGAGCGGCTGGCGGCCGGCACGAGCGCGTTCCGGCCGCTGGCGGCGAAGGCCGTGAAGGAGGTCGCCTACCACCAGGACCACGCCGATCAGTGGACCCTGCGCCTCGGCGACGGCACCGAGGAGAGCCACCGGCGGATGCGCGAAGGACTCGACGGGCTATGGAAGTTCACCGGTGAGCTCGTCCAGCCCGTCGAAGGCGTCGACATCGACTGGGAAGCCCTCGGCGACGACTGGCTGGCCTCGGTCACGGACGTGGTCGAGCGCGCCACCCTCTCCCTGCCCACCGGCCCGAGGAGCGGCGCCTGGACGGCGGGCGCCGGCCGCCAGGGGCTGCACACCGAGCCCTTCGGGCGGATGATCGCCGAGATGCAGCACCTCCACCGCAGCCACCCGGGGGCGACATGGTGA